The Stieleria maiorica genome includes the window CAAATCGGTTGCGACAAGTTCTGCACGTATTGTGTCGTCCCCAACACCCGCGGCCCCGAGCAAGGTCGTCGGCCGGAGCAAATCGTTTCCGAAGCCCGCGTGTTGGCCGAGCAAGGCTGCCGCGAGATCACGTTGCTCGGGCAAACCGTCAACAGTTACAAGTACACCGCCGACGGCAAGACGACCGACATGACGTCGTTGTTGGAAATGCTGCACGAGGTCGACGGGATCGATCGAATCAAGTTCGTCACCAATTACCCCAAAGACATGACCGAGCGGTTGCTGGTCGCCGTTCGCGATCTGCCCAAGGTCTCGCCGTACCTGCACGTTCCGGCCCAAAGCGGCAGCGATGAAGTGCTCAGGCGAATGAAACGCGGCTACACGATCGCCGACTACATGGAGATGTTCGAGCGGATCGAACGGATCTTGCCCGAGGCGGCCGTCAGCAGCGACTTCATCGTCGGGTTCTGCGGTGAGACCGATGAGGACTTTGAAAAATCGGTCGCTCTGGTCGAACGCTGCCGGTTTAAGAACAGCTTTATTTTCCAGTACAGCGTGCGGCCCGGCACCAAGGCGGCCGAGCGTTTGGAAGACGACGTGCCGCGGGAGGTCAAAGCCGAACGCAATCATCGGTTGCTGGAGGTCCAAAACCGGATCGCCAAAGAAGAAAACGCCAAGATGATCGGCCGCGACGTCGAGGTCTTGGTGGAAGGTCCGAGCAAGAAGGCGGCCGACGCCGACGCGGACAGCCCCGTGGTCCAGATGACCGGCCGCACGCCTTGCGACCGCATCGTGGTGTTCGACGGGAACCGTCGCCAGGCCGGACAACTGCTGGACATCCACGTCGATGACGTCAGCAGCCACACGCTGATCGGCCGCGTCAAAACCGTCGACGTCGTCTCGATCGGACTGTAGCGGCGGCGTTTTGGTTCCCACGCCTCGATTGACATCCGCCGATTCACGTAAGCGTTCGGGCCCTAGCGCCCGTGGAGGCCTGAAGTCTGGCGGCCTGTAGTCTGGCGGCCAACGCCACCTACTCCGTGAGCCGACGGCGCTAGCCGCGGGCCTTGGATTGCCCTTCGAGTCTTGTAAGGCCCGAGGCTAGCGCCTACGGCTCAGATTATGATCGAAATTAGCTGGCATAGGTCTGGCGGCAAACGGCTGATCCCGAGAGCAGCTACCGGAATCGAATACGCCAAAATCCTACGAACGAAAACGCGAACGAATCGAACGTTTTTGCGGAGCCCGTGAACGAGGTAATCACGATTGACACGGCCGAGTTGGCTAGGACACAGGCGGTCGTGACGGAAATCCATCTTCTGGCGAAGGTCGCTACATCTTATCCTGCAACGATTTCGCCCCCTGTGCGAAACCGTCCGCCTTCGTGACAATTCGGCACTCTTTCCTTCCAAAAACGGCCTATGTGCACCTCCACCGAATCCGCTGCGGACGACGCGTCCCTGAGCGAAATCACGACGCATCGATTGCCCAATGGAATGACCGTGCTGGTGCAACCGATGCCCTGGCTTCGCACCGCGGCGTTCACGCTATCACTACGCGGCGGCATCCAGAACGAACCGGCCGAACGATCGGGGCTGGCGTCGATGGTTTGCGAGATGGTGCAGCGCGGCGCCGGAAGCTACAGCAGCCGCGATCTGGTCGCGATGCAGGACAACTTGGGCATGGACCGCAATAGCGGCGTCTCCACAGCAACGGTCTCGTTCGGCGCGGCGATGCCGGCCGAATCGTTTGCCGAAGCGCTCAAGTTGTACGCGGACATCGTTCGGCGACCGCACCTGCCGGGCAACCAGATCGAAGACGCCCGGTTGATGATGATCCAGGAGTTGCGTGCGATCGAAGACGAGCCGACGCAACGTGTGATGAAACGCGTTCGCGAATTGCACTATGGCCCCCGGCTCGGACGCGGCAGCCAGGGCACGATGGCGTCGTTGGCCGCGATCGACAGCGATGACATCCGCCAGTTCTATCAAACCAACTATCACGCCGGCGGTGCGATCCTGACCGTTGCCGGCCGTGTCGAAGCAGACGATGTGATGCGGCTCGCCGAGCAGGCGTTTGGAGACTGGCGGACCGAAGCCTTCGACGCCGCGCCGCTGCCGGTCGGCACCCAGGTCTACGAACACGTCCAGGCGACCAGCAGCCAGACGCATATCGCGTTCGCCTTCCCCAGCATTCCCTACGGCCACCCGGATTACTTTGCCATGCGTGCGGGGATCGGGATTCTGAGCGACGGGATGAGCAGCCGTCTGTTCGATCGCGTCCGCGAAAAGCGAGGGCTGTGCTACACGGTCTCGGCCAGCTGCCATTCACTGATCAACGCCGGCGGCGTGTTCGGATATGCCGGAACGACTCCGGCTCGCGCCCAAGAGACGTTGGATGTGACGCTGGGAGAAATTCGAAACCTGCCCAGCGACTTGGAACCGAGCGAGCTGGATCGTTGGAAGGTCCGCATCGAGAGCGGTCTGATCATGGAACAGGAATCCAGCGCCTCGCGGGCCAGTTCACTCGCCAGCGATTTCTACCAGATCGGGCGGGCGATGCCGACGGCCGAGCTAAGCGAGATCATCGAGTCGTTGACGTTGGAGGATGTCAGGGGCTACTGGGAAAACCATCCACCGTCGGATTACCGCATCGTCACGCTGGGGCCGGAAAAGCTGGCCGTCGGGTAGCCACCTGCGACGACAGATTGGAAGCCGAGCTACCTTTTTTTCCGGATCCGAAGACACGAATCTTCTCGTTTGAGTTTTGAAATGCCTAAGTTTCAACATGCCACCTTGCCCAGCGGGCTGCGGATCGTTGCCGAGACGGATCCACGCAACTATTCGATGTCGCTGGGTTACTTCGTCCAGGCCGGGGCACGCAACGAACTCGACCCGCAATCGGGGCTGAGTCACTTTCTTGAACACATGATGTTCAAGGGGACCGAGCGTCGCAGTGCCGAGGACGTCAATCGTGAGCTCGACGAGTTGGGCGGCCAGTCAAACGCCTACACGTCCGAAGAACAAACCGTCTACTACGCGACGGTGCTGCCAAAGTTCCAAGACCGGATCGTCGATCTGTTGACCGACATGATGTCGCCCGTGCTGGATGACGATGAATTCGAAACCGAGCGGAAAGTGATTTTGGAAGAGATCGCCAAATACGAGGACCAACCTCCCTTTGGCGGTTTCGAGCGGGCGATGGAAGTCTACTTTTCCCCCCGCGGCCTGGGCCGTCGCGTGTTGGGCACCAGCGAATCGATCCAGGCGATGACGGCCGCGCGGATGCGCGACTATTTTCATCTTCGCTATCGGCCCGAAAACATCGTGCTGGCCGCCTCGGGCAACGTCGATTTCGACGGTTTGGTCGCCGAAATCGAAAAACGGACGGCGAGCTGGAGCGAACGCACCACGACCGAAAGACTCGCCGACGACGACCCCGAATCGATCCCCGATGGAATCGAATTGTCCCGCCGCGTGCCGATTTCCGATGCCGTTCAAGCCTACTGCATCCAGATCGGGAACGGACCCTCGTCGGGCTGCAGCAAGCGGCATGCGACACGTCTGTTGGCGTCGATCTTGGGGGATGAAGGCGGCAGCCGATTCTTCTGGGACCTGATCGATACCGGACGCGCCGAGGTGGCGACGTGTTGGCCCCAAGAGTTTAGTGATTGCGGGGCTTGGTTTAACTACTTGGTCTGCGCGCCCGAGGACTTGGAAAGCAACAAGCGGTTCATGCGTGAAATCGTCGAAAGTGTCGTCGACAAGGGCGTCAGCGACGAAGAGCTGCAGCAGGCGGTCAACAAGACCGCCGCCGGCTACATTATGCAGAGCGAACGGCCGAGCAATCGGTTGTTCAGCATCGGCAGCCGCTGGTTGATCCACAACGAATATGTCGATCTGGATCAGTCGTTGGCGAAAACCCGCGCGGTCGACCAAGCCGCGATCGCTGAGGTTGCCAAGAAGTACTTGTCGGAAGAGCCGACGGAAATTTTGGCGATGTGATGGCAGAGCCCCCTCTACCGACGACCGCTGTACCGGGACCGACTGGTCACGAACTGGTCGAGATCCTTCTCCAGTTTGATCAGCTCCTCGTCCAGCCAAGTGGCAAACTCCGCGCGAGAAACGTCTTCGACCAACGCGGTGAACTGATCCCAATGGCTCGCGCTCACCTGCTTGGCCGATTCGTTCTTCAAACTCGGTGTTTGTTTGCCGCTAGACGTCGACATCTTGAACCCTCCGGTTGGGGGTGGTTTGGATCGGATCAACTCTGGAAACTGACTCGCAGTTCCTCGTCTGCTCTGTCAGTTAGACGCGCCACCGTGCCGGGGGTTCATCGAATTAACAAAGGTTCTTTGGGGAACGTTCTTTCAGTCGTTGCAAGCTGCATGCCTTTTTTCGTGCCTGCAGCCGTTTTCTTGTCTCCTGACCGTGGATTTTCTCCTCATTTCACACGAAAAACCGCTCGGAATTTTATTTCTGACAATTTCGATTTGGTTTGTGGAAAACGCGGAGTGTGTCGTTCCGGCGACCATTCGTCGCGAAACTGCCACTTCTTCACGCAATCGAATGCTTCGGCTGCCTAAAGAGATCGCACCGCCATAGAATACTCCGTTATCGTCTTTTAAGGGAGGTCGTTTCGTCTTTAAGTGTATTTTTGTCCGATTTGCGCCACGCATTGCCCGGATCAGCCAGGGGGTGCCGGTCACGGTCACTTTTCCGCAAGCACCTTTTCGCAACGTTTGGCGGAGACTTTGACGGCAGTTCCGAGCGGCTGGGCGAACAGGCTGACGCGTAATTCTTCGATCATCCAGCGGAATTCATCGGCCGCTCGTAGCTTCGGCGTCTGTTCCGGATCGGGGAATCTGGTGATCCATTGCAGCCACAATCCGGCCACGGTCTCGGTCCCACTCTGGTCGCGTGGTCCGGCGCCGCTGCGAAGTTTGTCCAGACGGTACGAGATCGCCGACAGGTACCTCGGGTAATGCTGCAGCCAAGTCCACGGGGTGACGGACAGGAAATCCGGATGGATCAGCCAGCGGAGTTGTAGCTGCACGTCGTCGGCTGCAACAGGAAACCGGGATGCCGACAGGGATTCGAGTTCGCCGCGCATGGCCAGGTAAGACTGACCGAATTGGGTCAGCCACTTTGCCACGTCTGCGGCAGCCAGGGCAATCCGTTCGCCGCGGTATTCGAGCCGGGCCTGGAATTCTTTTCGGTTGCGCACCAAGGGTTGGTTTTCGACGAATGCGACGCGGGCCAACAGATCGATCAGTGACGTTTCGAACTGGGCGGCGGGCACGGCGCCGGCGAGTCGGATTTTGGTTTCGTTCAGCTCTGGCAACCAGCGGACTTGGCGTCTCAATTCGGCACGCTGGCTGATCGCATACAGTCGGGTCAGCCCTTGCCGCATGACGGATTCGGCGGACGATTGGTCGGGATAGAGCGCGACGGTGACGTGATCGCCCTGGTCGACCAGCGCGGGGTATTGTGCGACGCGGACGCCACCTCGCTGACGGATCACATCGACGGGCAACTGGTCCAGATCAAACGACCGCATCGGCTCGCTGGGCAGATCGGCATCGGCCTGCGGTGTGACTTCGCCGGACGGTTGGTCGTTGCGCTGCGCCAATCGCTGGACCAACGGATCGACCGATCGGCCTTGGGCGACAAGATTGCCGTCGTCGTCAACCACTGAAACCAAAAACCGTAGGTGGTCTTCCATCTTTTCGTCTTGGAAATCCGACTCGCTGATCGGCATTTCCGCGTGACGTGACATCGCTTGGCAGACGGCCGGCATGAACGGGACTTGGCCGTACTGGGGCAACAGTTCGTCGTAGATCTGGCGGGCGACGTCGGCCGCCGGGACCAGATTGCGACGGATCCGCTTGGGCAGCGATTTGATCATCGCCACGATCTTTCCGGGCAGCAATCCCGGGACGAGCCAACCGAGTCGGTCGTCGCTGATTTGCGAAACCGCGGCCTGATGGATCCGCAAGCTGACTCCATCGTCCTCCGCACCGGGTTCGTAACGATACCGCAGCGGTAATTCGGTTTTGCCGATCGATAGGCGATCGGGAAACTCATCGGCCGAGATCTGATCAGTGGTGATGTCGATCAAATCCGACGGCATCATGAACAACGAACTCGCGTCGGATTCGACCGTCGGTGGATCATGCAACCAGAGCGACAGTGCGGCCGAGTCGGTCAAGTGATTGACCCAATCGGGCACGGGCATCGACTTGGACAGTTTCTCCAGCCGGCCCTTGTCGCAAACGTCGGCCGGCAGACGTCGTTGATAGAACTGCTGGACGACGTAGTCATCGACGACCATGTCGCGTCGCCGCGTTTTCGCGGCAAGCACTTCAAACGATTCACGCAGGGCTCGGTTGTGGCGTATGAAACGCGCGTTGGTCTTGAGTTGTTGTTCGACCAACCCGTGTTGGATCAACAGGTCGCGTGCGGTGGTCGGGTCGACCGGTGGCAGCGGGACGCGGCGGCGGACGACGATCGGCAATCCGAATAGCGATTGACGCTGGTAACAAAACGCACCGCCGGCCTTTTGGCTCCAGTGGGGATCACTGTAGGATGCTTTGAGCAAATGAGCGCCGATCGATTCGATCCACTGCGGCTGAATCCTGGCGACCGTGCGGGCGTATTGTTTACTCGTCTCGACCAACTCCGCGGCGACAATCCATTTGGGTTTGGCGTCGAACACGCCGCTGCCGGGCCACAGAAACAGTTTTAAATTGCGTGGACCCAGATAGACGTTTTTTTCCCCCGCCATGGCGACGCCGGACAAGAAACCGCTCAATAGCGCCTGGTGGACCGCCGCATAACGATCTTTGTCGATCGTCCGTTTGGATTGATCCTCGGCGAATCGGATCGCCCCGATTTGACGCCGCGGCGTGGCATGGTGTGAGTCTCGCGACCGATTCATGTCCAACGCGATTTCGCGAAGCTGACGAAAGGTATCGGACCATTCCCGCATCCGCGTGGGCGACAGAAAACGCTTGCGCAGCTGGCGTGTGAGTTTGTTTCGCGAGTGGTCGGCGCGGGCCTGTTCGTAGTAACGCCACAGTCGCAGGTAGGACAGGAAGTCGCTTTCGCCGTCGCGGAATTCGGCATGAGCCTGGTCGGCGGCCTGTTGTTGGTCTTGCGGCCGTTGTCGCGGATCGGGAATTTCCATCGCCGCGGCGATCGGCAAGATCTCCGGCAGCACGCCCAGTTCGTCGGCGGCTAGGATGATGCGTCCGATCCGCGGGTCGACCGGCATCCGTCCGAGCGACTTTCCGATCGGCGTTAGCTCGTGACGCTCATCGATCGCACCGAGTTCCAACAGCGTCTGCACCCCTTCGCGGATCGATTCGGGTCGTGGCACGTCCAACAGCGGCAGCGAATCGAGCGATCCGAATCCCAGCATCTTGCTTTGCAGCACCACCGATGCGAGGTTCGTGCGACGGATCTCTGGCGTGGTGAAGGCGTCGCGGGTCTCGTAGTCGGTCGTCGAATACAGCCGCACGCAGACACCCGGTCCGACGCGGCCACAGCGTCCGGCGCGCTGGTCCGCACTGGCACGGCTGACCGGTTCGATCGGCAATCGCTGCAATTTGCTGCGCGGGCTGTAACGGCTGATCCGCGCCGTCCCCGAGTCGATCACGGCGTGGATGCCCGGGACCGTCAGCGAGCTTTCCGCGACATTGGTTGCAAAGATCAAGCGTTGTTTTTGTCCCGTGGGATGAAAGATCCGTTGCTGGTCTTTTTGCGGCAACCGCGCGTACAGCGGCAGGATCTCCACGCGGCCTTCCAGCCCCATGCGTTTGTAGTGTCCGGCGACGCGATGGGACACCAAGCGGATGTCGCGTTCGGTGGGCAGGAAGACCAGGGTGTCACCACCGCCGGCGGATCCACGGGCCAAGTCTTTCAGCCCCGCGATCACGTGATGCGCCAGGTCATACGAACGGTTCTCGTCAGCAACATCTTCCCAGGGCAAGTACCGCATCTCGACCGGATAACCGCGGCCTTCGACGTTCAAGATCGGCGCCGGGCCGTGTTCGTCGCTGAAGTGTTCGGCGAAACGCTCGGCGTCGATGGTGGCGCTGGTGATGATCAGTTTCAGATCGGGGCGTTTCTGTTGCAGCCCACGCAGGTACGCCAGCAGGAAATCGATGTTCAGCGATCGCTCGTGTGCTTCGTCGATGATGATCGTGTCGTATTGATCCAGGAAGCGATCCGAACCGGTTTCCGCCAGCAGGATCCCGTCGGTCATCAGTTTGATCATCGTCTCGGGGCCGGTCTGGTCACCGAATCGGACCTGGTAACCGACTTGTTTTCCGAGCGGGCACTGCATTTCCTCGCACAGCCGCGTGGCGATGCTGCGTGCGGCCAGTCGTCGTGGCTGGGTGTGGCCGATCATGGCGGCACGTCCACGTCCGGCTTCCAGACAGAACTTGGGCAGCTGGGTGCTCTTGCCGCTGCCGGTTTCACCACACACGACGATCACTTGACGCGTCTGAATCAGTTCGATGATCTGGTCCTTGTAGCCGGTGATCGGCAATTCGGACGGGTAGTCCAGCAGCGGCGCGTACGATTCGCGCCCGCGGCGGCGGGCGATCGATTTTGCCAAACGCGACTGGAACTCTTCGTTGGAAAGACGCTTGCGTTGGCGACGGAGCCGGAACTGGTCGGCCCGCATCGCGTTGTCGATTACCAATTCGTCAGGAGCAATGTCGGCGACATCGAACTCGCCGGCCGGCTCCGCTGATGGGGATGGGGTTGCCTTCGCGAGCTCTTTAGCGGGGGGCTCCCCGAGGTCCGCGGTCGATGGATCGACTTTGCCGGGTTTCGGCTCGCGCTGGG containing:
- a CDS encoding M16 family metallopeptidase translates to MPKFQHATLPSGLRIVAETDPRNYSMSLGYFVQAGARNELDPQSGLSHFLEHMMFKGTERRSAEDVNRELDELGGQSNAYTSEEQTVYYATVLPKFQDRIVDLLTDMMSPVLDDDEFETERKVILEEIAKYEDQPPFGGFERAMEVYFSPRGLGRRVLGTSESIQAMTAARMRDYFHLRYRPENIVLAASGNVDFDGLVAEIEKRTASWSERTTTERLADDDPESIPDGIELSRRVPISDAVQAYCIQIGNGPSSGCSKRHATRLLASILGDEGGSRFFWDLIDTGRAEVATCWPQEFSDCGAWFNYLVCAPEDLESNKRFMREIVESVVDKGVSDEELQQAVNKTAAGYIMQSERPSNRLFSIGSRWLIHNEYVDLDQSLAKTRAVDQAAIAEVAKKYLSEEPTEILAM
- a CDS encoding M16 family metallopeptidase, with translation MCTSTESAADDASLSEITTHRLPNGMTVLVQPMPWLRTAAFTLSLRGGIQNEPAERSGLASMVCEMVQRGAGSYSSRDLVAMQDNLGMDRNSGVSTATVSFGAAMPAESFAEALKLYADIVRRPHLPGNQIEDARLMMIQELRAIEDEPTQRVMKRVRELHYGPRLGRGSQGTMASLAAIDSDDIRQFYQTNYHAGGAILTVAGRVEADDVMRLAEQAFGDWRTEAFDAAPLPVGTQVYEHVQATSSQTHIAFAFPSIPYGHPDYFAMRAGIGILSDGMSSRLFDRVREKRGLCYTVSASCHSLINAGGVFGYAGTTPARAQETLDVTLGEIRNLPSDLEPSELDRWKVRIESGLIMEQESSASRASSLASDFYQIGRAMPTAELSEIIESLTLEDVRGYWENHPPSDYRIVTLGPEKLAVG
- the miaB gene encoding tRNA (N6-isopentenyl adenosine(37)-C2)-methylthiotransferase MiaB — translated: MTQRVYIKTVGCQMNVLDSEMVIADLKRHGYTVVDSHEDADCVLYNTCSVREHAEEKVYSALGKIRESKKNQPDKLIGVMGCMAQKDQEIIFKRAPYVDLVVGPGQLHTIPDLLEKIRSGEGRQMAISLGRKDDKQAVVARSHETFDPLRDPTMRPTPFQAYLRIQIGCDKFCTYCVVPNTRGPEQGRRPEQIVSEARVLAEQGCREITLLGQTVNSYKYTADGKTTDMTSLLEMLHEVDGIDRIKFVTNYPKDMTERLLVAVRDLPKVSPYLHVPAQSGSDEVLRRMKRGYTIADYMEMFERIERILPEAAVSSDFIVGFCGETDEDFEKSVALVERCRFKNSFIFQYSVRPGTKAAERLEDDVPREVKAERNHRLLEVQNRIAKEENAKMIGRDVEVLVEGPSKKAADADADSPVVQMTGRTPCDRIVVFDGNRRQAGQLLDIHVDDVSSHTLIGRVKTVDVVSIGL
- the hrpA gene encoding ATP-dependent RNA helicase HrpA, which translates into the protein MNFKPSSPRLEPQREPKPGKVDPSTADLGEPPAKELAKATPSPSAEPAGEFDVADIAPDELVIDNAMRADQFRLRRQRKRLSNEEFQSRLAKSIARRRGRESYAPLLDYPSELPITGYKDQIIELIQTRQVIVVCGETGSGKSTQLPKFCLEAGRGRAAMIGHTQPRRLAARSIATRLCEEMQCPLGKQVGYQVRFGDQTGPETMIKLMTDGILLAETGSDRFLDQYDTIIIDEAHERSLNIDFLLAYLRGLQQKRPDLKLIITSATIDAERFAEHFSDEHGPAPILNVEGRGYPVEMRYLPWEDVADENRSYDLAHHVIAGLKDLARGSAGGGDTLVFLPTERDIRLVSHRVAGHYKRMGLEGRVEILPLYARLPQKDQQRIFHPTGQKQRLIFATNVAESSLTVPGIHAVIDSGTARISRYSPRSKLQRLPIEPVSRASADQRAGRCGRVGPGVCVRLYSTTDYETRDAFTTPEIRRTNLASVVLQSKMLGFGSLDSLPLLDVPRPESIREGVQTLLELGAIDERHELTPIGKSLGRMPVDPRIGRIILAADELGVLPEILPIAAAMEIPDPRQRPQDQQQAADQAHAEFRDGESDFLSYLRLWRYYEQARADHSRNKLTRQLRKRFLSPTRMREWSDTFRQLREIALDMNRSRDSHHATPRRQIGAIRFAEDQSKRTIDKDRYAAVHQALLSGFLSGVAMAGEKNVYLGPRNLKLFLWPGSGVFDAKPKWIVAAELVETSKQYARTVARIQPQWIESIGAHLLKASYSDPHWSQKAGGAFCYQRQSLFGLPIVVRRRVPLPPVDPTTARDLLIQHGLVEQQLKTNARFIRHNRALRESFEVLAAKTRRRDMVVDDYVVQQFYQRRLPADVCDKGRLEKLSKSMPVPDWVNHLTDSAALSLWLHDPPTVESDASSLFMMPSDLIDITTDQISADEFPDRLSIGKTELPLRYRYEPGAEDDGVSLRIHQAAVSQISDDRLGWLVPGLLPGKIVAMIKSLPKRIRRNLVPAADVARQIYDELLPQYGQVPFMPAVCQAMSRHAEMPISESDFQDEKMEDHLRFLVSVVDDDGNLVAQGRSVDPLVQRLAQRNDQPSGEVTPQADADLPSEPMRSFDLDQLPVDVIRQRGGVRVAQYPALVDQGDHVTVALYPDQSSAESVMRQGLTRLYAISQRAELRRQVRWLPELNETKIRLAGAVPAAQFETSLIDLLARVAFVENQPLVRNRKEFQARLEYRGERIALAAADVAKWLTQFGQSYLAMRGELESLSASRFPVAADDVQLQLRWLIHPDFLSVTPWTWLQHYPRYLSAISYRLDKLRSGAGPRDQSGTETVAGLWLQWITRFPDPEQTPKLRAADEFRWMIEELRVSLFAQPLGTAVKVSAKRCEKVLAEK